GGGGGTCCACGGAGACCTTTCTTCCTTTgtgcccaggcctgggcctctgcTGAGAGCTGTCCCCCAGAAAGAGAGCTCAGAAGACCCATACAATAAGAAGTCCCCCAGCTCCCACAGGAGCTCCTGCCCCACTCAAAATGACAGCAACAGTTCTTACAGTTCCACCAGGGGTTGCCACCCGGTCCAGAAGAAGAGGCGTCTGGCCACAAGTCAGGCCTGGCAGCCCCCGAGGTCCCCCATAAAAGTCAGCCAAGAGAGCCCCTTGTGTCCTGCCAGAGAGCCTGGACTTTGCCAAAAGAACCAGCCGGAAAAGGCTGCCGATACCACCACGGGGCAGAAGGCAGCGCAGAGGAACTATTCATCCCCAGCTGCCTGTTCCAGGCCCCGAAAACGCAAGCTTCCTCTGCTGCCACACAGGCGAGGGGAGCCTCTGAGGCTGCCATCACCCTCTGAGCCGGGGTTTCGAGTGACTGTTGAGGACCTGGACCGGGAAAAAAAAGCTGCTTTCCAGCGCATCCAAGATGCTCTTCGAGGGGACACAGAGGCCACCTGCAGCTGTGGCCCAGCTAGCCCATCCAGTGCCTTGACCCTGCCTGCTAGAGTGGCTGCTCCCCTGCCAGCCTCTGACTCCCAGGTCACCTCCAGGGACTGCTCCCGTtcttcccagcctctcctcttGGGGTCTCACCCTGGCTGCAGTGGGAGCAAAGTTGCATCTACCCAGGCCCTCTCGATGCCGTCCGGGAACATCACAGCTTCAGTCAAATACCGTCGGGGCTACCTACACTGCCTGGAGGTAGGGGCAACCCAGGATCCATTGCCCAGGCCCCACTCAGGGCTGTTGGTGGGCAGTGGTCCGGAGCCAGCACCCTTCAAATCTCTCCCACGCATGGACAATCGGCAGCTCAGGCTCCAGACCCACTCCAGGCCCTGAGCACGGCAGTAGTCCAGCTGTCCTTGGGCAG
The Mustela lutreola isolate mMusLut2 chromosome 13, mMusLut2.pri, whole genome shotgun sequence genome window above contains:
- the LOC131813930 gene encoding putative POM121-like protein 1; the protein is MGTSLSRPCPSPHPMALRGLHLPGGLVRPRWAHCGRRQLLEARARPAVNAPGSTHRRSSKYPASWHPRSVLAAWRRYSGTLATPCFLLGLLTSSCRWGCRLISVLSDARSQMSCLCCSESIMDTVTPCLLQKRVITGLRPSTPRNDHGDSTAEQVCRNPRQSGKGTAQIETHRKDPKGTEAPLGAFRRLGVHGDLSSFVPRPGPLLRAVPQKESSEDPYNKKSPSSHRSSCPTQNDSNSSYSSTRGCHPVQKKRRLATSQAWQPPRSPIKVSQESPLCPAREPGLCQKNQPEKAADTTTGQKAAQRNYSSPAACSRPRKRKLPLLPHRRGEPLRLPSPSEPGFRVTVEDLDREKKAAFQRIQDALRGDTEATCSCGPASPSSALTLPARVAAPLPASDSQVTSRDCSRSSQPLLLGSHPGCSGSKVASTQALSMPSGNITASVKYRRGYLHCLEVGATQDPLPRPHSGLLVGSGPEPAPFKSLPRMDNRQLRLQTHSRP